In Lemur catta isolate mLemCat1 chromosome 18, mLemCat1.pri, whole genome shotgun sequence, a genomic segment contains:
- the KRBOX1 gene encoding KRAB domain-containing protein 1, producing the protein MMAAASVGTESQESVTFEDVALYFTEEEWDSLMPTQRALYSDAILENSEAVAVLGYLSQLRRVTQLAKIISRTIKLKILGSDQCREDRTKA; encoded by the exons ATGATGGCAGCTGCATCCGTAGGAACCGAGTCCCAG GAATCGGTGACTTTTGAGGACGTGGCTCTGTACTTCACCGAGGAGGAATGGGACAGCCTGATGCCTACTCAGAGGGCCTTGTACAGCGATGCCATCCTGGAGAACTCTGAGGCTGTGGCAGTCCTGG GCTACCTCTCACAACTCAGAAGAGTTACTCAATTGGCTAAAATAATATCCcgtacaataaaattaaaaattctgggaAGTGATCAATGCCGCGAAGACAGAACAAAGGCTTGA